A segment of the Phycisphaerales bacterium AB-hyl4 genome:
CAATCCGACGCTTTTTCCAACGTCGGGGGCGGTGTCGCGATCCAGCACAGCAAAGATCTACTAGCGACCGCAAGTGCCAGTGGCGAGCGACATCTGCCAGTGGCGAGCGACATCATAGTTTCTCCAGATTGCCTTGGCTTCTCCATTTCACAAAAAAATTCAAGTTTTAATGGCTGTTTAACCGTGGTACGGATGGGGTAAATCATTTGTGTTATGTGCTTTGGGGCGTTTTTCCAGCTTAAGGGTAGGTAAGTATCCGCGTTAGCCTATGGGGTTTTGCGTGGAGCAGGCTAAGGAAAAGGTAGGGCAGTGCATCTGTGTGATGCCCAAGGCAGGTTCAGCCCAAATGCCCCGCCTCAAGCTTCATGTTTAGCCCCTGCGGCCACGCAGTGCGCCCTGCCTTGCGGCCAGACGCGATCACCCGGAGCAAGTGATCGATGACATTGACGTTGCGGGGGCAGATCGCCGATCATGAAGCAGGATATGAGTTACCCGATCTGGCGATGGTGTTGCAACGGCTGGACGCTGACACTGCTGCTGAGCGCAGCGGCGGTGGTGTGGGCGCTCTGGTCGCCGCTGCCCCGCGCCAGCCTTGCTGAGCAGGCGGAGGCCGTCGAGTCGGCCCCGCCCGATCGCGCGGAACTGGCTGGCTTCACCCAGGCCGAGCGCCGCCTCGGCGATGATGCCCCGACCGGCGCGGGCATCGTCCTCGGCCACGTTGAGGGCGACCCCGGCCAGTACCTGCCTCGCGTTGACCACCACCGCTACCGCCGCATCGACCTCCGCCCACGCTCCGGCGAGTCCGAACCCCTCAGCCATACCGACGCCACCGCCCGCATCATCTACGGCCCGCAAGGCCTCGCCCACGGCATCCGCGAAGTGCACCACTTCTCCAGCCCGCACTGGCTTGGCGGCGGCTACCTCCGCGCCGGCCAAAGCCAACCGCCCGCCGACGACCGCCCGCGCGTGTTCAATCACTCGTGGATCGGCAACGACTCGGGCATGAACCCCGCGCAGACCGCCCACATCCTCCGACGCATCGACTACGCCATCGACCGCCACGGCGTTGTGATGAGCGTCGGCGTCAACAACAACCGCAACAGCCGTGTGCCGGGCCTGCTGGCCAGTGCCTACAACGTCATCGCTGTGGGCCTGGCTGACGGTGCTTCGAGCAGCGGCGGGACGAACATTGAAGTCGAAGGCCGAGCCAAGCCCGACATCGTCGCCCCGGGGACTCGCACGAGCTACTCGACCCCCGTGGTTACCGCCGCGGTCGCCCGCATGCTCGAAGCGGCGGGCAAGCTGCCGGAGCACGCCGAGTCCGCCCGTCGGCCGGAGACGATCAAGGCGCTGCTGATGGCCGGGGCGACCAAGCCGTGGAACTGGCGGCAGCGCGACGGGCAGGTGCTCGACGATCGGCTGGGCGCGGGCGTGGTCCATCTGGACAACGCGCTTCGCATCCTCGAAGCCGGCCGAGCCAAGCCCAACGAGGTCCGCTCCGGATCAGGCTGGGACTTGCGGATGATCCAGCCCGGCGGCAGGGCGATCTATCGTCTGGACCTCGACGAGCCGGTGGAAGAGCTCTCGATCATGCTCACCTGGCACCGCCGCATCGACGGCCGAACCGTCCCCCACCCCACCACGGGCCAGCCCGCCTGGGTCGACACGCCGGCGCTCGCCCGGTTCGACCTGCGGGTGGTGCACGCGGGCGATGAGGGCTCGCGCCTGCTGGCGGACAGTCTGTCCGAAATCGACAACGTGCAGCACGTCCACCTCACCGACGCGCCGGCGGGCGACTATCACCTGGTCGTTTCAAGACGGGAAGGCGGCCCGGCTGCCCCCTGGCCTGTGGCAATCGCCTGGCGTGCGGGCGAACGAGTGCCCTATCCGGGCGATTGAGGTTCAATCGCCTTGCCAAGGGCCGCTTAAATGATGCTACGGATGACCCATCAAACTCGGGCTCTGTGTGTGAGGCCGACGCCCACGACTTGAAGCCGTGGGCGTCCTGGTCGACCCGAGATGGGGGAACCGGCTCAATTCAACAAAATGAAAATGTCGTGCAAACGATGATGTTCGGCTGCGTCTTTTAGAACGTGGGAACGGTGCCACTGGTGGCAAGCCACCAGTGGTACGCATTCAGCTTTTTACACACATTCTAAGAGACTCTATAGAGATATGGATTCGCATCGTGGGTCGCGGGGCTCTCGACGCGACCCGTGCAAGGCGGTAGGGGTGATGCCGAATGATGGATGGTGAAGTAGCAGAAGAGTTCGCGCGGTATCAGCAGAACGGCGACGCGTCGTCGTTCGGGCGGCTGACACAGGTGCTCACGCCGCTGATCGAATCGATCGCCCGGCATCATCTGCGCGATCCGCATCTGATCGAGGACGCCCGGCAGGAAGTGTTGATTCGACTGAACGTGCATGCGGAGGCGATCTACGGCAACCTGCCGGGCTGGATCTCCACGACGACGCGGGCCGTGTGCGTCGACATGATTCGACGCCAGGCTGCCCAGCGGCGGCGGGTGACGCATTATGCGGTTGAGCCCAGGCGGTGCAGCGACGAGGCATTGATCGCCGAGGCCGTCCGCCGTCGGCTGGATGACGCGCTGTCCGAACTGTCGCCGGAGGTGCGGGAGCTGGTCCGGCAGCGATTCCTCCACGGGGCGCCGCTGCGGGCCGTGGCGAAGGCTCGTCGGGTTTCGATCGCCACCGCCAGCCGTCACGTGCAGGCTGCGCTGGCGGAGTTGCGGCATGCCTACGAATCGTTGGGCGTGGACGGCATCCATTCCAAGGCCATGCTCGCCGACGTGCTCGTCGGAAGCGGGTGGCGGAACTACATCGCCGACCATGGGCTGAGTCACTACACGCATCGCCCGCTGCCAGGGGCGGGGATGATCAGCGGCGCCCCACAGGCGGGGCCGGATGGTTGGCCGCGACCGATCCGGGTCGGGGTGATCGTCAGTTACTCCTCTGCTACGCGACCGAATAATCTCGGGAAAGTGATGCCCATTGAGCAGCAGGTCGTTTGGCTGCCTTTTCTGGAGGATCCCCGCTTTGAACTGGTGGGGGTGGTCGAGCCGGATACATCCGATCAGCCTCAGATCGAGCGGGTCATTCGAGGGTACGACCTGACGGCCGGCCTGATCGATGGGACCGACCTCGAGGCGCTGCGCACGCTCGACGTGATCTACCTTGGCTGGCAGGGGCGCATCATTCCGCAGGTGATCAGGGGGATCGCGGAGGCGGTGAGCGAAGGCGTGGGTTGCTACAACGTCGGGGTGACCTACACCCACCGCGGCGATTACCACCGGATCGTGCGGGAGGATCCTTATCTGCGGGCGCTGCGCCTCTGCGACGCGGTGTTGGGCACCTACTGCACCATCGACCTCGGCCCGAGGAAAGGGCGGCACATGGTTCCGATGTCGCACACGGTGCAGCAGCGGCATCCGGCGCTGGCGGGGCTGGAGCCGGGGGATAAGTTCAATATGGGGGGCTGCGGTCTGCTGCTTCGGCCGGCGGAGGGGGTGCAGGTTCTGGCCACTCAGGACGAACTGGTGTCGCACACCTGTGCGTGCGACGAGTGCCTTCGGTTTCCCATGACGACCCAGAAGATGCCCAAACACCAGATCTTGGCGGGCTCCTACGGCCGCGGGCGGGTGTTCATGAATCAGTCGCCGGAAATCCAGCCCCTGGCGAATCACCCGAACTCTCGTGGCTCGTTTCTGGAGCGCGTGTTTACCTGGCTGGCCGAGCCGCGCCGGCCGGAGGCGCGATGAGTGGCGCGCGTCACCGATGCCGGGCTGCTTTCCCGCCGGAGCGACTGTGCGGAAAGAAAATTGTCCGAAGCGTGAAAAATGATCCCGTCAGCTTCGTCTGAATGTCGGAGAGATGGTTCTTTTCTAACACTCAGGAGACGTTCGATGTCCACACACACGATGCCCGCAAGCCAGTCGGCGCCTACGGCCCTTGCTCCAGACGACACGTCATTGGTCGCGTCGCCTCGGCCCTGGTGCCGGAAGCTGATTCTCGGGACCCGTTGCGCGATGTTGATCCTGCTGATCGCCCCCATTGTGAATGCGCTGGTCGTCCTTGCCATGAGTTGGGGGTTGATGCTTATCGTTGAGGTCAAGTCGGACAGCATTATTCTCAGAGTCTTCACCGGCCTCGGGGAAGCCATGGTGTTGTACCGCTGGTCGTTTGCATTGGCGGCGGTCTGTGGCGGCATCCACAGCCTTCTGGTCCTTCGAACGCGCCCCGAATGGCACGTGATCCCCCTGCTTGCAGTCGTCTGCCTGATTGCCCTGCTGTTGGCGGACGGATTTTTCGGATGACAGCATTGGTGAGGGTTGCGTCGGCTCGGTTTGCCTTGGAAACCCCGTTATTTCCGAGTCCCGTACAGGCCTTAGGCCCTAACTGACGAATTCCAAACGGGTGCCACACAGCATCCGAAGTTCATCGGTGCCCCATCGGCCACAGCGAATCGTGCGGCTGTGCAGCACAACGAAAGCGCGATCAGCTCGGCCATTTTCCTTCTGGTGACGTAGCTTCGGCAATTTCGGGCGGGGCGCGGTCACGGTGTTACCTCCGGGGGTTGAACGGACCCATGGGTACGTTTCCGGTGATGGTAAACGGCCGCGCCGCCTGTTGGCGGGTAAGCGTTACTTACGCTTTCAGCCTGACTTGTGGAAATGGGCGATACAGGACTCGAACCTGTGACCTCACGGGTGTGATCCGTGCGCTCTAGCCAACTGAGCTAATCGCCCGCAGTGAACGCATCAGCATAGCGAGGAAGGGCAACGCGTCAAGCGATACGCCTCGGGGTTGCGGGCCTTACGGTGTGCTGGGCGGGGCGCTGTGATTGGCGCTGGATTTATCGGTGGCGTCGGCTTTGGTGTCGACAGCGTCGCGCTGATGCTGTTCGATCTGCGGCGACTGCTTGGTCGCTTCGTCGAGGCCGTCTTCAATGCCGGAGAGGCCTTTCTTGAACTCGACGATCCCTCGGCCGATGCTCTTGCCGACTTCAGGCAGCCGCTTGCCGAAGATCAGCACACCGAGCAGGGCGAGCAGCAGCAGCTCCGGCCAACCGAGCGGACCGACGAAGCCGAGCGCAGAATAAAGCAGGGTGTCAGGCATGGCCTGGGTTCCTTTCGTCGAAATCAATTCAAGCCAGACACATATTATTGCACAGGTTGCCGGCGGGGGCCAGCAGCGTTGTGAAAAACCGCGTCAGGGGTGAGTGAGTGGGGGCGGGGGGGGTGTGAGGCTTGAGGCGTGGGGGGGTGTCCCGAAAGGCTGAGCGACTTAAGTGGCTCTGCCTCAAGCCCCGCGCCCCACGTCCCACGCCTCTTCGCTCTTGCCGAAGGCCTGTCGATCGGGTGATAATGAACCTGATGAGGTCTTGCCATGCGTGATCGACTGGACAGCCCGATGGCTGGCTGCGGCGGCGGAGGCTGCCTGCTGATGCTGCTCATCGGCGTCGTGCTCATGATCCTCATGCAACTGAACTTGTGGTGACGCCAGCGGCAGGCGCATGGCAGCATGGCGAGAGAAAACAGGGCACAGCTTGACTCTCGCTATTGGCGAGAGGCGACAAAGGGTTGCGTGAGATGCCGCCGTGTCGGCAGCAGGTCGGCGGAGCCGGGCCCGAACCAGATGTCGACGCCAGGATAGCCGCCCGACTGCTGAACCCACACCTCGCTGTGCGCGGCATCGTGCCAGACGAGCAGGTGAATGCCATCGTGCATCCTCGGCGACGCGCTGGCGGCAAGCACGATGGCCATCGCCTCTGTCGCTGGTGGGGCGTCGGTTCGCGGAAGCTGGTTGAGGATGGCGAGAATGTCACCGAGATGCTTCGGCGGTGAGAAGTCGGGCAGGGCGGTCGAGCGATCGGCCGACGTCGGTTCAGCCGACGGCGACGAGCAGCCTGCGATCAGCGCAACAAGCAAAGTCACACTCAGCCCGAGCATCTGCTGCATGTCGGCTCCCCATTTTCGCCCGTCAGTTCAGCGCCGCCAAAGGCTCGACAGCTCCAGCCAGAGGCATTGGAAGGTGAACCAGCCGAGTTTCACGATGAAGTAGCCGGCCAGCGCCGCCAGACCGCAAAGCCCGAAGATGGTCAGCATCCAGACGAGATCGCCGATCCATGCGCCCGCGCCAACCAGCACCGCCAGGATCGGACCGATGGCCACCACCATCGCGATCACGATAAGCGTCGCGAGGATGCCAACAAGCAGCCACTTGATCTGACGCAACTCTCGCTGCACATCGTCGTTCATGGTCGGCCCCGCCCCCGAGGTGAATCGAACCGGACGGGCGTCCGCGGCGGATCACTCGGCCGCGGCGAATTCGACTTCGCCATCGGTCACGTCCGCGGGGCTGCGGCCGGCTTCGATGGCGCTGATCTTGCGAACGCGGCGAGCGTGTCGGCCGCCTTCGAACTCCGTGTAAAGCCAGACCTCCAGCACGCGCTCAAGCTGCCGGGGGCTCATCAGGTCAGCCGCGAGGCAGAGCACGTTCGCGTCGTTGTGTCGACGCGAAAGCTCGGCACCGACCTCGTCGCAGACCAGCGCAGCGCGAACGCCTTTGACCTTGTTCGCGGCGATGGACATGCCGATGCCCGAGCCGCAGACGAGGATGCCACGGTCGGCGTCGCCTTCGCCGACGGCGGTGGCGACGGGGTACGCCTTGTCGGGGTAGTCGCAGGTGGCGTTTTCGCCGACGCCGCAGTCGCCGGTGATGGCGATGAAGGCGTGGCCCTGCTGTTCGAGCCAGCCCTGGATCTGGCGGGCGACGTCCGTGCCTCGATGGTCAGCTGCGATGGCGACTCTCATGGCTGTTGCTCCTTCAACCGCGATTCAAGACGACGTCGGATGACCTCGGCCGTCCGCTGGTAGGACGTAGCACCGGTGCCGATCGGGTCGTCGATATCCCCTCGTGGGTCGAGTGTGAACGTCTTATCCTCGGCCCACGGGGCGAGTTGAAGCACTGCCTGCCGGTGGGAGTCGGTCATGGTGTAAATCACATCCGCGTCGTGGATCAGTTCCGGCGTCAGTGGCCGCGAGCGGTGGCTGGCGATGTCGATGCCCTGCTTTTGCAGCGCTTCGATCGCGTGGTCCGCCGCAGGCATGCCGGGCATCGCCGACACGCCCGCCGAGAGCACGCGCAGCCCCGCGGCCTCCAACTCGTCCGTCGCAATGCCACGCTGGTCGGCCAGCAGCTTGCTCGCCAGCCCCTCAGCCATCGGCGAGCGGCAGGTGTTCCCGGAGCAGACCAGCAGCATCGTCCACCTTAGCATCTTACGGATGTAACGCTCATCGTAGACGCCTTCACGTTCCACTTTTATGTGACGACTTACACCCTCGCCCGCGAGGTGCACCACCGTCGACGGCCGAGCGTAGCGACTTCGCCCGCCATCGATGATCAGATCGACCTGACCATCCAACGCCTCGGCGGCGGCGTGAGCGTCGTGCGGCGCGGGTTGGCCCGGGCGGTGGGCGGCCGCGGCAACGATGGGCTCGTCCAGCGAGCCGAGCATCTGCTGCGTCAGTTCGTGGTCCGGGCAGCGAAGCGAAACGCTTTGTGCGTGGTAGATCCGGTCGCGAGCATAGGTCAGCCCACTGTCGCGGAGCTTCCGGTCGATCAGCTCGTTTGTAACATCAATGATCAGCGTCACCGCGCCGGGGAACGACTTTTCAATGGCCCGCTTCAGGAACGGGTCCGCCATGTCGACGTAGCGGTCCGCGGCGAAGGGGGTGGGCAGGTGGACGGTAAAGGCCCGGGCCTCGCCGTCGGCCTTGAGTTGGCGTAAGCGTTGCATGCCGATGTCGCTGGTGGCGGCGGCGGCCACGCCGTAGACCGTCTCGGTGGGGAAAACGACCAGTCCGCCGTCGCGGAGCAGCTCGGCGGCCTGCTTCGCGACCGCCCTCGCCTGTTCGCGGTTGCCCGGCTCGACCATGGTGATCTGCATATGACTGGCCATTGTATCGCCTTGAATTCCACCCGGTTTCAGTGCAGGCAGCTTTGTACAACCCGCCCGCGTCCAAGGCGTCGCCTCGGGCCGCGCGGTCGAGCCTGTCTATTTTAACCGACAGCCCGCGGCGGGTGAAACGCGGGTTTTCGACAAACTGAGAAAGCAGGTTGAAGGGAGGTTCAATTATACGGATTACCCATCAATTCGGGCTCTATGAAGGAGGGTGAAACCTGTCGTAAAAGGCTGAAGCCCACGGCGTGACGCCGTGGGCTTCCGGGGTTCACCCGCGCGTGCGGACCAGGGCGTGTTCGAGTTGTTTGAGGTGGGCGCTGATTCGGCGTTTGCGGTCGCCGTCGAGTTCGCGGTGGCCGAAGCGGATTTCGTAGAAAATCTCCGTCAGCGCCACCACCGGGTCGAACCGCATCGGGTTGGCCTCGGCCAATTCCTGAGCGAAGCTGAACGGGCTTTGCCAACTCGGCCGGTGGTAGCCGTGGCGTTCGAGCATGTCGAGCATGGTCAGGTAGAACCGCAGCCGACGGGCCAGGCCGCGCCGTTTGGCACGGGGTAGCGCGGTCAACTGCAACGCCACCAGCCGCTGCCGACGCAGCACGAGCAGGCGCGCGAGGTAGGCCAGGCAAATCCCGATCGCCACGACGATCAGCCCAGCGATGGTCCAACTGATGCGGTCCAGCCGCCAGTAGTCGGGCAGGTCGCGGAAAAACTCGCCGACTTCCTTCAGCCAGTTGACGCCTTCCGCCTCGTCGCCGCCTTGGATCGTATGCTGGATGCCGTCCATCACGGCCTGCCGACTGCGCTGGTCGAACGCCACCACCGACCGGATCCACGCAAACTCCGCATGATCGTAAAGCTGCCGGAGCACCATCCGCCAGCCCGCCCGCGGACGGTGCTCCTCGGCGAGGTCGGCCGGCGGGGTAGGGTCGAACGTCCGCCACGTCTGACCCGGCCCGGTGTTGATCTCCACCCACGCGTGAGCGTTACGCTGACGAACCACGTAGTAACCGCCCACCGGGTTGTACTCGCTGGCGACGTAGCCCGTGACGACGCGAGCCTGCATGCCGATCGACCGCGCCATCGCAGCGAGCCCCGAGGCGAACAGCTCGCAATGCCCCGAGCGATGGTCGAACAGAAACTGAATCACCGGGTCCTGATGATCGGGCACGTCGGGGTTGGTCAGCTTGTAGGTAAACCCCTCGCGGAAGTAGTCGGTCAGCACGCGGGCGATCGCCGCGTCGTCGTCGGTATGCAACGCCTCCGGATCGCGCGACAGGCCATGCTCAGCCAGCAATGCCTGCGTGTACTCCGTGACTCGGCCGCGCTGCACCGGCCAGCCGCGGGCGTAATCACGGTCGAACGATTCGAACAGCTGCGAGTCGCGGGCCTGCCGCAGCATCTCGCTGTCGCTCGCATGTCTGCCCACCTGCTCCCGGTATCGCTCGACCACATTCTCCTGCGGAGCCACCGGCCAGGCGACCGTATACACCAGCGCCCCCGACGCGTCTTCGCTGGTCAACTGTTGGTCGACCGCATTGAACCCCACCGCCGCGAGGCTGCTGCTTTGCACGAACGACGGCAGATGATGCGTAAACAGCACGTTGTGCCCAAGCTGCCGAAGCGTGACGTGGGCCTCAATGGTCGGCGTGTTCTCCGGCAGGTCCACGAGCGTGACACCCTCGCTGGGCAGACTCAGGCGAAAGTCGTGTGCGTTGGTGCTTCGGCTACGCGACCAGGCCTGCGTCACCTGGTTGTACTGATCCAACGCCGCGCCGCGCAACAGCCAGGGCGGGCGGTTTTCGCCGCCGATGTTCATCTCGTGCATG
Coding sequences within it:
- a CDS encoding DUF3488 and DUF4129 domain-containing transglutaminase family protein translates to MSLIYQFRRLAFAQVLLGIVAFCLAAQNPGMLLVAGSIGALAWYVTEGPNGRPLPRWVTNIGALAAVAWMLVELFAGEGGQQPVDMVVAMGHFTMWLQILLLYSEKTNREYAQVLVLSVLQMIAASVLSVSMVYGVILAAYCVLALVTVLLFHFKSTSDKVLEHNRAAATEPSKAIRPKPVVGRGHRWHFRFMTVAVGLMCTAVAVAVFVISPRADDTHNPITARDASGRTEAGFSQQVSTRSSPGSRGGREPVLNVRFYMHEMNIGGENRPPWLLRGAALDQYNQVTQAWSRSRSTNAHDFRLSLPSEGVTLVDLPENTPTIEAHVTLRQLGHNVLFTHHLPSFVQSSSLAAVGFNAVDQQLTSEDASGALVYTVAWPVAPQENVVERYREQVGRHASDSEMLRQARDSQLFESFDRDYARGWPVQRGRVTEYTQALLAEHGLSRDPEALHTDDDAAIARVLTDYFREGFTYKLTNPDVPDHQDPVIQFLFDHRSGHCELFASGLAAMARSIGMQARVVTGYVASEYNPVGGYYVVRQRNAHAWVEINTGPGQTWRTFDPTPPADLAEEHRPRAGWRMVLRQLYDHAEFAWIRSVVAFDQRSRQAVMDGIQHTIQGGDEAEGVNWLKEVGEFFRDLPDYWRLDRISWTIAGLIVVAIGICLAYLARLLVLRRQRLVALQLTALPRAKRRGLARRLRFYLTMLDMLERHGYHRPSWQSPFSFAQELAEANPMRFDPVVALTEIFYEIRFGHRELDGDRKRRISAHLKQLEHALVRTRG
- the rpiB gene encoding ribose 5-phosphate isomerase B, encoding MRVAIAADHRGTDVARQIQGWLEQQGHAFIAITGDCGVGENATCDYPDKAYPVATAVGEGDADRGILVCGSGIGMSIAANKVKGVRAALVCDEVGAELSRRHNDANVLCLAADLMSPRQLERVLEVWLYTEFEGGRHARRVRKISAIEAGRSPADVTDGEVEFAAAE
- a CDS encoding S8 family serine peptidase, with product MSYPIWRWCCNGWTLTLLLSAAAVVWALWSPLPRASLAEQAEAVESAPPDRAELAGFTQAERRLGDDAPTGAGIVLGHVEGDPGQYLPRVDHHRYRRIDLRPRSGESEPLSHTDATARIIYGPQGLAHGIREVHHFSSPHWLGGGYLRAGQSQPPADDRPRVFNHSWIGNDSGMNPAQTAHILRRIDYAIDRHGVVMSVGVNNNRNSRVPGLLASAYNVIAVGLADGASSSGGTNIEVEGRAKPDIVAPGTRTSYSTPVVTAAVARMLEAAGKLPEHAESARRPETIKALLMAGATKPWNWRQRDGQVLDDRLGAGVVHLDNALRILEAGRAKPNEVRSGSGWDLRMIQPGGRAIYRLDLDEPVEELSIMLTWHRRIDGRTVPHPTTGQPAWVDTPALARFDLRVVHAGDEGSRLLADSLSEIDNVQHVHLTDAPAGDYHLVVSRREGGPAAPWPVAIAWRAGERVPYPGD
- a CDS encoding twin-arginine translocase TatA/TatE family subunit, with the protein product MPDTLLYSALGFVGPLGWPELLLLALLGVLIFGKRLPEVGKSIGRGIVEFKKGLSGIEDGLDEATKQSPQIEQHQRDAVDTKADATDKSSANHSAPPSTP
- a CDS encoding Sua5/YciO/YrdC/YwlC family protein, with the translated sequence MASHMQITMVEPGNREQARAVAKQAAELLRDGGLVVFPTETVYGVAAAATSDIGMQRLRQLKADGEARAFTVHLPTPFAADRYVDMADPFLKRAIEKSFPGAVTLIIDVTNELIDRKLRDSGLTYARDRIYHAQSVSLRCPDHELTQQMLGSLDEPIVAAAAHRPGQPAPHDAHAAAEALDGQVDLIIDGGRSRYARPSTVVHLAGEGVSRHIKVEREGVYDERYIRKMLRWTMLLVCSGNTCRSPMAEGLASKLLADQRGIATDELEAAGLRVLSAGVSAMPGMPAADHAIEALQKQGIDIASHRSRPLTPELIHDADVIYTMTDSHRQAVLQLAPWAEDKTFTLDPRGDIDDPIGTGATSYQRTAEVIRRRLESRLKEQQP
- a CDS encoding RNA polymerase sigma factor, translated to MMDGEVAEEFARYQQNGDASSFGRLTQVLTPLIESIARHHLRDPHLIEDARQEVLIRLNVHAEAIYGNLPGWISTTTRAVCVDMIRRQAAQRRRVTHYAVEPRRCSDEALIAEAVRRRLDDALSELSPEVRELVRQRFLHGAPLRAVAKARRVSIATASRHVQAALAELRHAYESLGVDGIHSKAMLADVLVGSGWRNYIADHGLSHYTHRPLPGAGMISGAPQAGPDGWPRPIRVGVIVSYSSATRPNNLGKVMPIEQQVVWLPFLEDPRFELVGVVEPDTSDQPQIERVIRGYDLTAGLIDGTDLEALRTLDVIYLGWQGRIIPQVIRGIAEAVSEGVGCYNVGVTYTHRGDYHRIVREDPYLRALRLCDAVLGTYCTIDLGPRKGRHMVPMSHTVQQRHPALAGLEPGDKFNMGGCGLLLRPAEGVQVLATQDELVSHTCACDECLRFPMTTQKMPKHQILAGSYGRGRVFMNQSPEIQPLANHPNSRGSFLERVFTWLAEPRRPEAR